One genomic segment of Verrucomicrobiota bacterium includes these proteins:
- the solA gene encoding N-methyl-L-tryptophan oxidase has product MSKSWDVIVLGLGGMGSAALRHLARRGRRVLGLDRYHPPHGFGSSHGRTRVIRQCYFEGSAYVPLLLRAYELWRELEQESGARLLELCGGLMMGAPDSEVVSGSLSSARAHGLPHELLDAAAIRRRFPQLSMPESTVALWEPHAGLVFSEHAIAAHLDSARRAGASTLFETVVEEWTASPGGVRVRTARGEFEAEQLIVTPGPWAPDALAGLGLPLQVERQVLYWFQPDRGTDDFVPGRFPVYIWQRDEKVQPYGFPSVDGGEGGVKVSFFRAPETNYCTPDTVDRLVSEAEASRMREVVREYCPALAGRLVHAVVCMYTLTPDLHFIVGQHPAHANVTLAAGFSGHGYKFCSVMGEVLADLALQGRTSFDLALFSPARFPPTPNTACLKEERSP; this is encoded by the coding sequence ATGTCAAAATCATGGGATGTCATCGTGCTGGGATTGGGAGGCATGGGAAGTGCCGCGCTGCGGCATTTGGCCCGGCGGGGACGCCGCGTGTTGGGCCTGGATCGATACCATCCTCCCCACGGCTTCGGCTCCAGCCACGGTCGCACGCGCGTGATCCGGCAATGCTATTTCGAAGGATCAGCCTACGTCCCCCTCCTCTTGCGCGCTTATGAATTATGGCGGGAACTCGAGCAGGAATCCGGCGCGCGCCTTCTCGAATTGTGCGGCGGGTTGATGATGGGCGCCCCGGATTCCGAGGTCGTGTCTGGAAGCTTGAGCAGCGCGCGGGCTCATGGATTGCCCCACGAACTCCTGGACGCGGCGGCGATCCGCCGGAGGTTCCCCCAATTGTCAATGCCCGAATCCACCGTGGCCCTTTGGGAACCCCACGCGGGTTTGGTCTTCAGCGAGCACGCTATCGCCGCGCATCTCGACTCGGCCCGGCGGGCCGGCGCCTCCACGCTATTTGAAACGGTCGTCGAGGAATGGACCGCTTCCCCTGGCGGCGTTCGCGTCCGCACCGCGCGCGGCGAATTCGAAGCCGAACAGTTGATCGTCACGCCGGGGCCCTGGGCGCCGGACGCGCTGGCCGGTCTCGGCCTTCCTTTGCAAGTGGAGCGCCAGGTGTTGTATTGGTTTCAGCCCGATCGCGGGACAGACGATTTTGTCCCGGGACGGTTTCCGGTTTACATCTGGCAAAGAGACGAAAAGGTGCAGCCTTACGGTTTTCCCTCGGTTGATGGCGGGGAAGGAGGAGTCAAAGTCTCCTTTTTTCGCGCGCCGGAAACGAACTATTGCACTCCGGACACGGTGGATCGTCTTGTCTCGGAGGCCGAAGCTAGCCGCATGCGCGAAGTGGTGCGAGAATACTGTCCGGCCCTGGCGGGCCGTTTGGTTCACGCCGTGGTGTGCATGTACACGTTGACCCCCGATCTCCACTTCATCGTCGGCCAACATCCCGCGCACGCGAATGTGACGCTTGCCGCAGGGTTTTCGGGCCACGGCTATAAGTTCTGCAGCGTCATGGGTGAAGTGCTCGCCGATCTCGCCCTCCAGGGAAGAACCTCGTTCGACCTCGCCCTGTTTTCTCCCGCCAGATTCCCCCCAACACCGAACACCGCCTGCTTGAAGGAGGAAAGGAGTCCGTGA
- a CDS encoding LmbE family protein — translation MVKSIALAVGAHPDDIEFKMAGALLLLREAGWDTHYWTLSSGNCGSQTHGPAETARRRRLEARRAAGILGARWHAPLCRDLEIIYDVPLLRRVAAKIREIQPSIILTHPPVDYMEDHTETCRLVVTAAFAHAMPNFKVTPARPIYQGDVAVYHCLPHGLCDPLRRPVRPDFFIDTTSFRETLRASRIAHASQFDWLKQSQGMDSMIRSIEAESFRVGKMSGKFRQAEGWWRHAHAGFGSEKFDPLRVAAGKRCTSARRST, via the coding sequence ATGGTGAAATCAATTGCCCTGGCCGTAGGCGCGCATCCGGACGACATCGAGTTTAAGATGGCGGGCGCGCTTCTGTTGCTGCGCGAAGCCGGGTGGGACACGCACTACTGGACGCTGTCCTCAGGCAACTGTGGCAGCCAGACGCACGGCCCCGCCGAAACCGCCCGTCGAAGGCGTCTCGAGGCCCGCCGCGCCGCCGGCATCCTGGGCGCAAGGTGGCACGCGCCTCTCTGCCGGGACCTTGAAATCATTTATGATGTCCCGCTGCTGCGTCGCGTGGCCGCGAAAATCAGGGAGATCCAGCCCTCGATCATCCTCACGCATCCGCCGGTCGATTACATGGAAGACCATACCGAGACCTGCCGGCTGGTGGTGACGGCCGCGTTCGCACACGCCATGCCGAATTTCAAGGTCACCCCCGCGCGCCCCATTTACCAGGGAGACGTGGCTGTCTATCACTGCCTTCCCCACGGCCTCTGCGATCCTCTTCGCCGCCCCGTGCGCCCAGACTTTTTCATCGACACCACCTCCTTTCGCGAAACGCTGCGCGCTTCCCGCATCGCTCACGCCAGCCAGTTCGATTGGCTGAAACAAAGCCAGGGCATGGATTCCATGATCCGGTCCATCGAGGCGGAATCCTTCCGGGTCGGGAAGATGTCTGGAAAATTCCGCCAGGCTGAAGGGTGGTGGCGGCACGCGCACGCGGGATTCGGGTCGGAAAAGTTCGATCCCCTGCGCGTCGCTGCCGGAAAACGCTGCACCTCCGCCCGACGGTCCACTTGA
- a CDS encoding SLC13/DASS family transporter → MSKVLPEERISEAEARFESSRRRVGRWLAPLLGLVVYAMPLPGLDPGAHRLLAILACVVVAWMTEALPLAVTAMIGVAAGVLCGVAPAREAFKGFGDPVLFIYLGGFLLAEAIVLHGLNRRLALRLLSVPGLSSTPARVLAAYGVVTAMLSMWISNTATTAMMLPIGLALLSQMGQDRAKPSTYAGALVLMTSFASSIGGMATPVGTPPNLIGLGQIERLLGVKVGFFEWMMFGVPLAALLMAGLVWRLGRSAAAATPSSSDSSLTGQANPALALSAALVPMTRGERNVVFAFAFTVLLWVLPGAALLILGAESGSVKWLQLRLPESVAALLGAGWLFLLPASDHRGPAMTLEWRHAARIDWGTLILFGGGLSLGEMMFSTGLARWVGESLAGLFQVRTEFGLIVLFTATAIVVSETTSNAASATMIVPVAIAVSQAAGVPPLAPALAACLGASLGFMLPVSTPPNAIVYGSGKVRIQHMAREGLLLDLAGFVVIVAAAAWWIPVVIKAKL, encoded by the coding sequence ATGTCCAAAGTCCTCCCCGAAGAACGCATTTCAGAAGCTGAGGCCCGGTTCGAATCGTCCCGGCGCCGCGTGGGACGCTGGCTCGCGCCACTGCTCGGACTCGTCGTTTACGCGATGCCTTTGCCTGGACTCGATCCCGGCGCCCATCGTCTGCTGGCGATTCTGGCCTGCGTCGTCGTCGCATGGATGACGGAAGCGTTGCCACTTGCGGTCACCGCGATGATCGGAGTAGCCGCGGGTGTGCTGTGCGGGGTCGCCCCCGCCCGCGAGGCGTTCAAGGGTTTCGGAGATCCCGTGTTGTTCATCTATTTGGGCGGGTTCCTGCTCGCGGAGGCAATCGTCCTGCATGGATTGAACCGGCGTCTGGCGTTGCGGCTGCTGAGCGTGCCGGGACTCTCCTCAACGCCCGCGCGCGTCCTGGCGGCCTACGGCGTCGTCACCGCCATGCTCAGTATGTGGATCAGCAACACCGCCACGACCGCCATGATGCTTCCCATCGGGCTCGCTTTGCTCAGCCAAATGGGTCAAGACCGAGCCAAGCCTTCCACCTACGCCGGCGCTTTGGTCCTAATGACCAGCTTCGCTTCCTCCATCGGCGGCATGGCCACGCCGGTCGGCACCCCTCCGAATTTGATCGGACTGGGTCAGATCGAACGTCTTCTCGGCGTCAAAGTAGGGTTTTTTGAATGGATGATGTTCGGAGTGCCCCTCGCGGCTTTGCTCATGGCGGGACTGGTTTGGCGGCTGGGACGAAGCGCCGCCGCCGCGACTCCTTCCTCTTCGGATTCGAGCCTGACAGGTCAAGCCAATCCGGCCTTGGCCTTGTCCGCGGCGCTTGTGCCGATGACGCGAGGCGAACGCAATGTGGTGTTCGCATTTGCCTTCACGGTATTGCTCTGGGTCCTGCCGGGTGCCGCCCTTTTGATTCTCGGTGCCGAATCCGGCTCGGTGAAATGGCTGCAGTTGCGATTGCCCGAAAGTGTGGCCGCGTTGCTCGGAGCGGGTTGGCTCTTTCTGCTGCCCGCTTCTGACCACCGCGGACCGGCGATGACCCTGGAGTGGCGTCATGCTGCGCGCATCGATTGGGGAACCCTCATTCTCTTCGGGGGCGGTCTGTCCCTGGGCGAGATGATGTTTTCCACCGGACTCGCCCGCTGGGTGGGCGAAAGCCTGGCTGGCTTGTTTCAGGTCCGCACCGAGTTCGGTTTGATCGTGCTGTTCACCGCGACCGCCATCGTCGTCAGCGAAACCACCAGCAATGCCGCCAGCGCGACCATGATCGTGCCCGTCGCCATCGCGGTGTCACAAGCCGCCGGGGTTCCTCCCCTGGCGCCGGCGCTGGCCGCTTGCCTCGGGGCTTCCCTCGGTTTTATGCTCCCGGTGAGCACCCCGCCCAATGCGATCGTCTATGGATCCGGAAAAGTCCGCATTCAACACATGGCCCGGGAAGGGCTCCTGCTCGATCTCGCGGGATTCGTGGTCATCGTGGCCGCGGCTGCCTGGTGGATCCCGGTGGTGATCAAAGCCAAATTATGA
- a CDS encoding dehydrogenase: MDDPARRLAQPAGRRRDQTRGDHGRALFFTRRAVGDTSGWAACATVQTTCGMRHHLPRVKFRAFIQGGFTITGFMSSHCSTLRGNAVAWLALRHLVAVGSLVAVASLEAAVVSLPGHRFTVPDGFTVERVAGPPLVDRPIHFDFDDEGRLYVADSSGSNAKVEKQLAEKPHRLVRLEDRDGDGVFDHSTVFAGEMMFPEGMMFYDGSVYVGAPPSIWKLTDTDGDGQANTRNEWYRPGTLTGCANDLHGPYLGLDGRIYWAKGAFARQRHERSGRAPLITRAAHLFRTKPDATDLDAVMTGGMDNPVEVAFLPNGERFFTTTFVHQPEAGKRDGVVHAIYGGLYGKVNDVLDDHPRTGDLLPVMVMFGPAAPAGLMRYESPAWGADYQDNLFAALFNLHKVTRHQLVPEGSTYRAVTEDFLVSDNADFHPTDVMEDADGSVLVVDTGGWYKICCPTSQLAKPDVLGAIYRVRRIGSSAPADPRGKNIGWNNLHAAGLSALLGDPRPAVRRQAVHRLGKMGARAVPALRSVVASGSSAPRGTGIEARRQALWSLARIETDASMEAARIGLEDPSRDVRHVAAHVAGLWRDRQAVPALLALLRPYEPALCRVAAEALGRIGDASAVPALLEAAGHPMDRMLEHSLIYALIEIGDRQATLPGLRAGALGTKKAALIALDQMKAGGVGVEEVLPFLGAETVKETAAWILARHPEWGEAIARHLRLALRNPDLNGPDRNELEGLAGKLAGNPSIAEFLQALAASENSLEKASGLLGMSRASMKEMPKGWLDEVLRSLKTGGREAKRAALRAIRQLPPSKADAARAATALRDFATQTREEEELRLEALALAPGGLNSVPEALWHFLKHQIDPTRAAMTRGVAAQIVGRAKLQPEQLLELASLIENAGPMEIGRLLGAFSQAPEEKSGLALLESLNKSKGLAALRPEQIRTPLTKHPASVLEKVEELANRMDETAAEQRSRLEKILLEMKGGDIRRGQAIFNGAKAACASCHSMGYLGGRFGPDLTRIGEVRNERDLLESIVFPSASFVRSYEPLIVATKSGELHTGLLLRDADTEVVVGTGPDASVRIARVDINEMRPGAVSLMPQGLEEQLSRQELADLLAFLKNTRWGAQ; encoded by the coding sequence ATGGACGACCCAGCGCGCAGGCTTGCCCAGCCTGCGGGGCGACGAAGGGACCAGACGCGTGGAGATCATGGAAGGGCCTTGTTCTTCACCCGCCGGGCCGTCGGCGATACGTCAGGCTGGGCAGCCTGCGCCACAGTGCAGACAACTTGCGGCATGCGCCACCACCTGCCCCGGGTCAAGTTTCGCGCTTTCATTCAGGGCGGTTTCACGATAACTGGATTCATGTCTTCTCATTGTTCGACCCTTCGTGGGAATGCCGTCGCCTGGCTGGCGTTGAGACACCTCGTCGCCGTCGGCAGTCTGGTCGCGGTCGCAAGCCTCGAAGCGGCCGTCGTCTCGTTGCCGGGGCATCGTTTCACCGTGCCCGATGGCTTCACGGTCGAGCGCGTGGCAGGCCCGCCCCTGGTGGATCGCCCGATCCACTTCGATTTCGACGACGAAGGCCGCCTTTATGTCGCGGATTCGTCGGGATCCAACGCCAAGGTGGAGAAGCAACTGGCCGAGAAACCGCACCGGTTGGTCCGGCTCGAGGACCGCGACGGCGATGGTGTCTTTGACCATTCGACCGTGTTTGCCGGCGAAATGATGTTTCCCGAGGGCATGATGTTCTATGACGGCTCGGTCTATGTCGGAGCGCCGCCCAGCATTTGGAAATTGACGGACACGGATGGCGACGGCCAGGCCAACACGCGGAATGAGTGGTACCGTCCCGGCACCTTGACGGGTTGCGCCAATGACTTGCACGGGCCTTACCTCGGCTTGGATGGCCGGATTTACTGGGCGAAGGGGGCGTTTGCGCGCCAGCGTCACGAACGATCGGGGCGGGCTCCGCTGATCACCCGTGCCGCCCATTTGTTTCGCACCAAACCCGACGCGACGGACCTCGATGCGGTCATGACGGGCGGCATGGATAACCCGGTGGAAGTGGCGTTTCTCCCCAACGGCGAACGCTTCTTCACCACCACCTTCGTGCATCAGCCCGAAGCCGGGAAACGGGACGGCGTGGTCCATGCCATCTATGGCGGACTCTACGGGAAGGTGAATGATGTGCTCGACGATCACCCGCGCACGGGTGATCTGCTCCCCGTCATGGTCATGTTTGGGCCGGCCGCGCCCGCGGGCTTGATGCGCTACGAATCCCCGGCCTGGGGGGCTGACTATCAGGACAATCTTTTCGCAGCTCTTTTCAATTTGCACAAGGTGACCCGCCATCAACTTGTTCCTGAAGGCTCCACGTATCGTGCGGTGACGGAGGACTTTCTTGTTTCCGACAATGCCGATTTCCACCCCACCGACGTGATGGAGGACGCGGATGGCTCGGTGCTGGTGGTGGACACAGGAGGATGGTACAAAATCTGTTGCCCGACTTCACAATTGGCCAAGCCGGATGTGCTTGGCGCCATTTACCGCGTGCGCCGGATCGGGAGCTCCGCTCCTGCCGATCCACGCGGCAAGAACATCGGTTGGAATAATCTGCACGCGGCGGGGTTATCGGCTCTTTTGGGAGATCCGCGTCCTGCCGTCCGACGGCAGGCGGTGCATCGGTTGGGGAAGATGGGCGCGCGCGCGGTGCCCGCATTGCGAAGCGTGGTGGCGAGTGGATCTTCCGCCCCTCGGGGCACTGGAATCGAGGCGCGGCGGCAAGCGTTGTGGTCCCTGGCCCGAATCGAAACCGACGCCTCCATGGAAGCGGCCAGGATCGGCTTGGAGGATCCGTCGCGAGACGTGCGGCATGTGGCGGCGCATGTGGCGGGATTGTGGAGGGATCGTCAGGCCGTTCCCGCGCTGCTCGCGCTCTTGCGCCCGTACGAACCCGCACTGTGCCGGGTGGCGGCGGAAGCTTTGGGACGCATCGGTGACGCATCCGCCGTTCCTGCGCTCCTGGAAGCGGCGGGGCATCCCATGGACCGCATGCTCGAGCATTCCCTGATTTACGCCCTGATCGAGATCGGGGACCGTCAGGCCACGCTGCCAGGATTGCGCGCGGGCGCTTTGGGAACGAAGAAAGCCGCTCTCATCGCCCTGGACCAAATGAAGGCGGGGGGAGTTGGAGTGGAGGAAGTGCTGCCGTTTCTCGGCGCCGAGACCGTGAAGGAAACGGCCGCCTGGATTCTGGCGCGGCATCCGGAATGGGGCGAAGCCATCGCTCGACACCTGCGCCTGGCCTTGCGCAATCCCGACTTGAACGGGCCGGATCGAAACGAACTGGAAGGCTTGGCAGGAAAACTGGCTGGGAATCCATCCATTGCCGAGTTTCTCCAAGCCTTGGCCGCATCAGAAAATTCCTTGGAGAAGGCCAGCGGGCTTCTGGGCATGAGCCGGGCGAGCATGAAAGAGATGCCGAAAGGATGGCTGGATGAAGTCCTGCGGAGTTTGAAGACCGGTGGGCGGGAGGCAAAGCGGGCGGCGCTGAGGGCGATTCGGCAGTTGCCCCCGAGCAAAGCGGATGCGGCTCGCGCGGCCACCGCCTTGCGCGACTTCGCCACCCAGACCCGTGAAGAGGAGGAGCTGCGGCTCGAAGCGCTCGCTCTGGCGCCGGGAGGTTTGAACTCCGTGCCCGAGGCGTTATGGCACTTTCTGAAGCACCAGATCGATCCCACGCGGGCCGCCATGACGCGGGGCGTCGCGGCTCAGATCGTCGGACGGGCGAAATTGCAGCCGGAACAATTGCTCGAACTGGCTTCGCTCATCGAGAACGCGGGACCCATGGAAATCGGGCGCTTGCTCGGCGCGTTCAGCCAGGCGCCGGAGGAAAAATCGGGCCTGGCCCTCCTGGAATCCTTGAACAAGTCGAAGGGGTTGGCGGCGCTGCGTCCGGAACAGATTCGCACCCCTCTCACGAAGCATCCCGCGTCCGTGTTGGAAAAAGTGGAGGAACTCGCGAACCGGATGGACGAGACCGCGGCCGAACAACGCAGCCGACTCGAAAAGATTCTGCTGGAAATGAAGGGCGGGGATATCCGCCGCGGACAGGCCATTTTCAACGGTGCCAAGGCCGCCTGCGCTTCCTGCCACTCGATGGGTTACCTGGGAGGCAGGTTTGGTCCGGATCTGACCCGCATCGGAGAGGTTCGCAACGAGCGTGATTTGCTGGAATCGATCGTGTTTCCCAGCGCGAGTTTTGTGCGCAGCTACGAGCCCTTGATCGTGGCGACAAAGTCTGGCGAATTGCACACCGGCCTGCTGTTGCGGGACGCGGACACGGAAGTCGTCGTGGGAACGGGCCCGGATGCCTCGGTGCGCATCGCGCGGGTGGACATTAACGAGATGCGGCCGGGCGCAGTTTCGTTGATGCCTCAAGGACTGGAGGAACAGCTTTCGCGGCAGGAATTGGCGGATTTGCTGGCGTTCCTGAAAAACACCCGTTGGGGAGCGCAATAG
- a CDS encoding DUF2851 family protein — MDGFPIELSVYARFLHAGRAANSILREDRASAPPSELLLQQIWLHQRFDRDSVRLTDGRRVQVLHPGFWNRAAGPDFQKALVRFEQQPPFSGDVEIDLEASSWMGHGHQQNPLYKRVVLHVIWSEPSSARAPSHPATLVLKPLLDSPLEELRRWLVEAPEHPACMAGKCQGPLATLDESQARALLREAAAVRCQAKAQAITARSRTVGWEQALWEALFAGLGYKANVWPMKRLAELRSEWQPLCLPERDRETIEAILLGMSGFLPVEPDRLEGQAASKARALWQHWWRHRDSLSEIALPRSAWSLRGVRPSNHPQRRLAVAAGWISNPQLCSAVETWVQSLSGDEKEGPLRRLGEILDPETENFWHQQWSLDSGPCNLPQRLLGRERITELAMNAVLPWAWARAWLGGNEPMAHRVMEGYFNLPATGTNHLLRQAELRLFGGRCPWKSRRAAEQQGLLQILRDFCLKTDAVCSECRFPELVKEMRSG; from the coding sequence GTGGATGGTTTCCCGATTGAGTTGAGTGTCTATGCGCGTTTTCTTCACGCTGGGCGTGCGGCGAATAGCATCCTCCGCGAAGATCGAGCGAGCGCCCCACCCTCGGAACTGCTGCTCCAGCAGATCTGGCTTCACCAGCGATTCGACCGTGATTCGGTGCGCTTGACCGACGGCCGCCGCGTCCAGGTCCTGCATCCCGGATTCTGGAATCGAGCCGCGGGGCCCGATTTCCAAAAGGCCCTGGTGCGATTCGAGCAGCAACCTCCGTTCTCCGGAGATGTCGAGATCGATCTCGAAGCGTCCAGTTGGATGGGCCACGGCCACCAACAGAACCCGCTCTACAAACGCGTCGTCCTCCACGTGATCTGGAGTGAACCCTCGTCCGCGCGGGCGCCGAGCCATCCGGCCACTCTGGTTTTGAAACCCCTCCTGGATTCGCCTCTGGAAGAGTTGCGGCGGTGGTTGGTCGAAGCGCCGGAACATCCCGCGTGCATGGCCGGAAAATGCCAGGGACCTCTGGCCACGCTCGATGAATCGCAAGCTCGAGCATTACTCCGCGAAGCGGCGGCGGTTCGCTGCCAGGCCAAAGCCCAAGCCATCACAGCTCGATCCCGGACCGTGGGCTGGGAACAGGCCCTCTGGGAGGCGTTATTCGCGGGCCTGGGATACAAAGCCAATGTTTGGCCGATGAAGCGGCTGGCGGAACTCCGATCGGAATGGCAGCCGCTTTGTTTGCCGGAAAGAGACCGTGAAACCATCGAAGCCATCCTGTTGGGGATGAGTGGATTTCTCCCAGTGGAACCGGACCGATTGGAGGGACAAGCCGCTTCGAAAGCACGCGCTCTTTGGCAGCATTGGTGGCGGCATCGAGACTCTCTTTCCGAAATCGCCTTGCCTCGAAGCGCCTGGTCACTCCGCGGGGTCCGGCCTTCGAATCATCCCCAACGCCGGCTGGCGGTGGCTGCGGGATGGATCTCCAATCCTCAGTTGTGTTCCGCCGTGGAGACGTGGGTTCAGTCGCTGAGCGGCGATGAGAAAGAAGGCCCACTTCGCCGCCTGGGCGAGATCCTGGACCCTGAGACGGAAAATTTTTGGCACCAACAGTGGTCTCTCGATTCGGGACCCTGCAACCTCCCCCAACGTTTGCTGGGGCGTGAACGCATCACCGAGTTGGCCATGAACGCGGTTCTGCCATGGGCGTGGGCGCGAGCCTGGCTGGGAGGAAACGAGCCCATGGCGCACCGCGTTATGGAGGGCTACTTCAATCTGCCCGCCACGGGAACCAATCACCTGCTGCGTCAGGCCGAGTTGCGCTTGTTCGGAGGGCGTTGTCCTTGGAAATCGAGACGCGCGGCCGAACAGCAAGGTCTGCTTCAGATTCTGCGGGATTTCTGTCTGAAGACCGACGCCGTTTGCAGCGAGTGCCGCTTTCCTGAGCTCGTGAAGGAAATGCGCTCGGGTTAA